A genomic segment from Hoeflea prorocentri encodes:
- a CDS encoding ABC transporter permease: MTARQLGWYLVMPATLAVVIFLGWPVGGTFSTTFLDGSGWFSNYVNFFSSPFRRAVLWRTTEIALVTTVISLLIGFVTAYVVSRAPGSWKGILIVAAVFPLLTGVVVRSFAWLIILGKNGIANEIMLSLGIISEPLSMLYTKGSVIIAMVYLFVPLMILTIVGVLESIPDEYVDAAASLGASPFARFWQIVFPLAVPGLIVGAVLVFTGSFTSYATPQLLGGEQQMMMGTFLHQRAMVTFDWIGASTIAAIMTIVTITIVYVMSRLAKRLNPAAV, encoded by the coding sequence ATGACGGCACGGCAACTGGGCTGGTATCTTGTGATGCCAGCCACGCTGGCCGTGGTCATCTTTCTGGGATGGCCGGTCGGCGGGACCTTTTCCACGACGTTTCTTGACGGATCGGGCTGGTTCTCGAATTATGTGAACTTCTTCTCAAGCCCGTTCCGCCGCGCCGTCCTGTGGCGCACAACCGAAATCGCTCTTGTGACTACCGTGATCTCGTTGCTGATCGGGTTCGTGACGGCCTATGTCGTCTCGCGCGCGCCGGGATCGTGGAAGGGTATCCTTATTGTTGCCGCTGTGTTCCCGCTTTTGACGGGGGTGGTCGTGCGCAGCTTTGCGTGGCTGATCATCCTCGGCAAAAACGGCATTGCCAACGAGATCATGCTGTCGCTCGGCATTATCTCCGAGCCGCTGTCCATGCTCTACACAAAGGGGTCCGTCATCATCGCGATGGTCTACCTCTTTGTGCCACTGATGATTTTGACGATTGTCGGTGTCCTTGAGAGCATTCCGGACGAATATGTCGATGCCGCCGCCTCGCTTGGCGCATCGCCTTTTGCCCGGTTCTGGCAAATCGTCTTTCCCCTCGCCGTGCCCGGATTGATCGTCGGGGCGGTACTGGTTTTCACCGGTTCGTTCACGTCTTACGCCACGCCGCAACTGCTTGGCGGGGAACAGCAGATGATGATGGGCACCTTCCTTCATCAAAGAGCAATGGTCACCTTTGACTGGATCGGCGCCTCGACCATCGCGGCGATCATGACCATTGTGACCATTACCATCGTTTACGTGATGAGCCGCCTGGCCAAGCGACTGAATCCGGCGGCCGTATGA
- a CDS encoding ABC transporter permease, whose product MMTRRVHPLLIGFTALVFVFLVGPLVIIIGASISDTSFLTFPPRGITLRWYENIFEVSAFTRTMGTSFTLALLGTSLSLLVGIPAAYALSRYRIELPSFLSTVFVLPILVPEIVLGFSIMKSITAGMGVAIYPSLVIGHALLVLPYCVRVVSASLASFDFSIEEAAVSLGCPRWRAFLTVVLPNVRAGVIAAFILAFITSINDVSISLFLTGPGISTLPIQLLAHMEQFFDPTIASVSVLLMLVTVAVMATVEFTLGLTFLTK is encoded by the coding sequence ATGATGACCAGGCGTGTACATCCCCTCTTGATCGGTTTTACAGCGCTGGTCTTTGTGTTTCTTGTCGGGCCGCTGGTTATCATCATCGGCGCCTCGATCAGCGATACGAGCTTTCTGACCTTTCCCCCGAGGGGGATAACGCTTCGCTGGTATGAGAATATTTTCGAGGTGTCTGCCTTTACCCGCACCATGGGCACCAGCTTTACGCTGGCGCTTCTGGGCACCAGCCTTTCGCTGCTTGTGGGAATTCCGGCAGCCTACGCCTTGAGCCGCTACCGGATCGAACTGCCAAGCTTCCTCAGCACGGTTTTTGTGCTCCCCATTCTCGTGCCGGAAATCGTGCTCGGGTTTTCGATCATGAAGTCGATCACCGCCGGTATGGGCGTGGCGATTTATCCGTCGCTTGTCATTGGACACGCGCTTTTGGTGCTGCCTTACTGCGTTCGTGTCGTCTCGGCGTCGCTGGCCTCGTTCGACTTTTCCATCGAGGAGGCGGCGGTCTCTCTGGGCTGCCCGCGTTGGCGTGCCTTTTTGACCGTTGTGCTGCCGAATGTGCGCGCCGGCGTCATCGCCGCATTTATCCTGGCGTTCATCACCTCCATCAACGATGTGTCGATCTCTCTGTTTTTGACAGGGCCGGGCATATCGACGCTGCCTATCCAGTTGCTTGCGCATATGGAGCAGTTTTTCGACCCGACGATTGCATCCGTTTCGGTGCTGTTGATGCTGGTCACCGTGGCGGTCATGGCGACCGTCGAGTTTACCCTTGGCCTAACGTTCCTGACGAAATGA
- a CDS encoding ABC transporter substrate-binding protein: MLSAGVANAKETFTISWWGYNGEKLDANIIQPFLKMCDCEVVFETGNNADRLNKLAVRRGEGVDVIFLTDSFSQIGVEQGLFQPVDRAKIPNVEKLYDLAKAPQGEYGPAYSIGRVSIVYDSEKVDPITSWDDLWREDLAGTVSLPGITTTAGPMMVLRAAAHAGVDAYTDPDGAFAAIEELKPNIVKNYNTGSEMVNLISTGEATVAVAQDFTFASLMEAVPSMVEAELSDGGIATLNTINIPTGAKQVDLAHKFINFVLSTEVQTIEAKQGVDAPVNTEVVLTEEEAANWTYGEDEIAALNRIDYGKLNAAKTEWIDRWNEIFGL, translated from the coding sequence CCAACCTTTCCTGAAAATGTGTGACTGCGAAGTCGTGTTTGAAACCGGTAACAATGCCGATCGCCTCAACAAACTGGCAGTGCGCCGGGGCGAAGGTGTCGATGTCATCTTCCTGACAGACAGCTTTTCCCAGATCGGGGTGGAGCAGGGACTGTTTCAGCCGGTCGATCGCGCGAAGATACCGAATGTCGAAAAGCTCTATGACCTGGCCAAAGCCCCGCAAGGCGAATATGGCCCGGCCTATTCCATCGGGCGCGTGTCGATCGTTTATGACAGCGAAAAGGTCGATCCGATCACGAGCTGGGACGATCTGTGGCGCGAAGATCTGGCCGGAACAGTCAGCCTGCCGGGCATCACCACGACAGCCGGCCCGATGATGGTGCTGCGCGCGGCCGCTCACGCGGGCGTGGATGCGTATACCGACCCGGACGGGGCCTTTGCAGCCATCGAGGAACTCAAGCCAAACATTGTCAAAAACTACAATACCGGCTCAGAGATGGTGAACCTGATCTCCACGGGCGAAGCGACTGTCGCGGTCGCGCAGGACTTTACCTTCGCATCGCTGATGGAAGCGGTTCCGAGCATGGTCGAGGCCGAGTTGAGCGACGGCGGCATTGCCACACTCAACACGATCAATATCCCGACCGGAGCGAAACAGGTCGATCTGGCGCACAAGTTCATCAACTTCGTGCTGTCCACCGAGGTTCAGACGATTGAGGCAAAACAGGGCGTTGACGCGCCCGTTAATACCGAAGTCGTGCTGACCGAAGAGGAAGCGGCGAACTGGACTTACGGCGAAGACGAGATTGCTGCGCTCAACCGCATCGACTACGGCAAACTCAATGCTGCGAAGACGGAGTGGATTGACCGCTGGAACGAAATTTTCGGTCTGTAA
- a CDS encoding ABC transporter ATP-binding protein, protein MTVSLSIESIDAHYGQTQVLEDLSLHVRAGELVSLLGASGCGKTTTLRAVAGFLQPTRGVIRLGDVDLTRLPAHKRNIGLVFQTYALFPHLSVLDNVAFGLKQRGINTRERRQRAGEMLERVGLAHLTDRVPSALSGGQRQRVALARALVIDPPLMMFDEPLSNLDAKLRVEMRVEIRRMQQAGERTALYVTHDQEEAFSISDRVAIMNDGKVMQLDTPEVLYSKPANAFVANFVGFENMIKMRVVGESDGKVRAEMVGGGQIELSAADHTVPAREFLFAARADGLEVRSEGAGIPVSLGLRTYLGRAYQYRCETPAGEIVANGSIAQPLEPGTEAVLVPKPDQCCLLPVSD, encoded by the coding sequence ATGACGGTTTCACTATCCATTGAAAGCATCGATGCGCATTACGGCCAGACACAGGTGCTGGAAGATCTGTCACTGCATGTCAGGGCGGGCGAGCTGGTCTCTCTTTTAGGTGCTTCGGGCTGCGGCAAGACGACGACCTTGCGGGCGGTCGCCGGGTTCCTGCAACCGACACGCGGGGTTATCCGGCTGGGTGATGTTGACCTGACGCGGCTGCCTGCGCATAAACGCAATATCGGGCTTGTGTTCCAGACCTATGCGCTGTTTCCGCATTTGAGCGTTCTCGACAATGTCGCCTTCGGGCTGAAACAGCGCGGGATCAATACGCGTGAACGGCGTCAGCGGGCCGGCGAAATGCTGGAACGGGTGGGCCTTGCCCATTTGACCGACAGGGTGCCGTCCGCTCTTTCCGGCGGTCAGCGCCAAAGGGTGGCGCTGGCGCGTGCGTTGGTGATCGACCCGCCTTTGATGATGTTTGACGAACCGCTTTCGAACCTTGATGCCAAGCTGAGGGTCGAGATGCGGGTCGAAATCCGTCGGATGCAGCAGGCCGGAGAACGGACCGCGCTCTACGTGACCCATGACCAGGAAGAGGCCTTTTCGATCTCGGACCGCGTGGCGATCATGAACGACGGCAAGGTCATGCAGCTCGATACGCCGGAGGTGCTGTATTCAAAGCCGGCCAATGCGTTCGTCGCCAACTTCGTGGGCTTTGAAAACATGATCAAGATGCGCGTCGTTGGCGAATCCGACGGCAAGGTCCGTGCCGAGATGGTCGGGGGCGGGCAAATCGAACTGAGTGCGGCCGATCACACCGTACCGGCGCGGGAGTTCCTGTTTGCGGCAAGAGCCGACGGGCTCGAGGTCCGTTCCGAGGGCGCCGGAATACCGGTCAGTCTGGGACTGCGAACCTATCTCGGGCGCGCCTACCAATATCGATGCGAGACGCCCGCCGGCGAGATCGTCGCCAACGGATCGATCGCCCAGCCGCTGGAACCGGGCACGGAGGCGGTGCTGGTGCCGAAACCGGATCAGTGCTGTCTGCTTCCGGTCTCTGACTGA
- a CDS encoding amidohydrolase family protein produces MDPARREILCGWIEIEDGKIKALGEGDAPREALDMSGDLIMPGMVNTHCHMAMTLFRGLGEDVDDRLYRYILPLERDCVTADVVRAGSELAALELIRGGVTCVADMYYFEDVVGEVIDQSGLRGIVGQTIGDFSPPDHHSFDEGFARCDALVDRFGDHPRVIPSIAPHAPYSTGPDVMQRVAEWAEDNPGARVQMHLAESEHEMRWCADNYRVRPVELVAQSGLLRDGLIAAHCLHIDEAEAVQLAEAGVGVAHNARSNGKAGRGIAPVAMMRERGVRVGLASDGAMSGNTLDLFAQMAPASMFQSIANGSRSALPARDIVAMATIEGADVLGLQARIGSLEPGKSADLIRVSLDEPRAQPLYDIYSALVFVLSAGDIRATMVAGEWLMRDGAVATLEQERIVANANRIAKDFETHIEQLEKDL; encoded by the coding sequence ATGGACCCTGCCCGGCGGGAGATCTTGTGTGGCTGGATTGAGATCGAAGACGGCAAGATAAAGGCCTTGGGCGAGGGCGATGCGCCGCGCGAGGCGCTGGATATGAGCGGCGACCTGATCATGCCGGGCATGGTCAATACCCATTGTCATATGGCCATGACGCTGTTTCGCGGTCTCGGCGAGGATGTCGATGACAGGCTCTATCGCTATATCCTGCCGCTGGAGCGCGATTGCGTGACCGCGGATGTGGTGCGCGCCGGCAGCGAACTGGCGGCGCTGGAGTTGATCCGTGGCGGTGTGACCTGTGTCGCGGATATGTATTATTTCGAGGATGTGGTTGGCGAGGTGATCGACCAAAGCGGATTGCGCGGCATTGTCGGGCAAACAATCGGCGACTTTTCACCCCCGGATCACCACAGTTTCGACGAGGGCTTTGCCCGCTGTGATGCCTTGGTGGACCGGTTTGGCGATCACCCACGCGTCATTCCCTCGATTGCTCCGCACGCGCCCTATTCGACCGGACCGGACGTGATGCAACGCGTGGCCGAATGGGCTGAGGATAATCCGGGCGCCCGGGTTCAGATGCATCTTGCCGAAAGCGAGCACGAGATGCGCTGGTGCGCTGACAACTATCGTGTGCGGCCGGTGGAGCTTGTTGCTCAATCGGGTCTTTTGCGCGACGGGCTGATCGCCGCGCATTGTCTGCATATCGATGAGGCCGAGGCCGTGCAGTTGGCCGAAGCCGGCGTCGGCGTAGCGCATAATGCACGCTCGAACGGCAAGGCGGGACGCGGGATCGCGCCTGTTGCGATGATGCGAGAGCGGGGCGTTCGCGTCGGTCTTGCCAGCGACGGCGCCATGAGCGGCAATACGCTCGATCTCTTTGCGCAGATGGCGCCCGCATCGATGTTTCAAAGCATTGCCAATGGCAGCCGCAGCGCTCTGCCAGCGCGCGATATCGTTGCCATGGCGACGATCGAAGGTGCGGACGTGCTGGGGCTGCAAGCCAGGATCGGCTCGCTGGAGCCCGGCAAATCGGCCGATCTGATCCGTGTCAGCCTGGATGAGCCGAGGGCGCAGCCGCTCTATGACATATACTCGGCCCTGGTGTTTGTGCTTTCGGCCGGTGACATCCGGGCAACGATGGTGGCCGGCGAGTGGCTGATGCGGGACGGCGCGGTCGCGACGCTTGAGCAGGAACGCATCGTTGCAAATGCGAACCGGATCGCAAAAGACTTTGAAACCCATATCGAACAGTTGGAGAAGGATTTATGA